The DNA window CTACCTGGTCCGCGCGGACGGCACGTTGCTGGCGCACCGCCAGAAGGAACTGGTCGACGGCAAGCACAGCCTGACCGACCTGACCGGTTTCACGGAGGAAGCTTCGGCCGCGCTGCTGAAAGGCGGCAAGTACAGCACGACGACCTACCAGGGTGCCGATGGCGCCCAGATCGTGGCGGCGTCGTTCGTGCCGGAACTGGACCTGTACGTGATCGCCGAAGTGCCGGAATCGGAAGCCGTGGGCGCGCTGGTCCGCCGCTCCACGCTGGCCGCCGTGGCGGCCGGTATCGCCGGTATCACCATCGGCTTGCTGGTGGTCTATGCGGTCAGCCGCGCGATCGCCGCGCCGGTCGCGCGCGCCGCCGCCATGCTGGGCGAGATCGCCGACGGCAACGGCGACCTGACGCGCCGCATGCGGGTGGAAACCAGCGATGAGATCGGCGCACTGGCCGGCGCGTTCAACCGCTTTGCCGCGTCGCTGAACCAGACCATCGGCAAGATCCGCATCGGCACCGACACCATTGCGCACGCCAGCCGCGAAATCGCGGCTGGCAACATGGACTTGTCGGGCCGTACCGAAGCGCAGGCCGGCAGCCTGGAAGAAACCGCGTCGACGATGGAAGAACTGACGGCCACCGTGCGCCAGAATGCCGACAATGCGCGCCAGGCCAACGAGGAGGTCACGTCGGCGTCCGACCATGCGACCCGGGGCGGCAACGTGGTCGGCGAAGTGGTGCAGACGATGGCCGCCATCAAGGACAGTTCGAACAAGATCGTCGACATCATTTCCGTCATCGACGGCATCGCGTTCCAGACCAATATCCTGGCGCTGAATGCCGCCGTGGAAGCGGCCCGCGCGGGCGAACAGGGGCGCGGCTTTGCCGTCGTCGCGTCGGAGGTGCGGACCCTGGCGCAGCGCTCGGCCACCGCCGCCAGGGAAATCAAGGAATTGATCAACGATTCCGTCGACAAGGTCGATACCGGCGGCAAGCTGGTCCACAGTGCCGGCGAAACCATGCAACAGATCGTGACTTCCGTGCGGCGCGTGGCCGACATCATGGGCGAGATTTCCGAAGCCAGCCGCGAACAGAGCGAGGGCATCGGCCAGGTCAACGATGCCGTCGTGCAGATGGACGACGCCACGCAGCAAAACGCGGCCCTGGTCGAGCAAGCGGCCGCCGCGGCGCAATCGCTGCAGGATCAGGCAGCGCACCTGGCCGAGGCGGTGGCCGCGTTCAAACTCGACATGTCGCAGGTGGACGCGCCGCTCGCGGTGCAATTGGCGGCGCCTCGTCCCGCCACGAGCACGGCCGCTCTGCCCAGGCCGGACACGAAAGCGGCGGCAAAGCCGTCGGTGAACAAGCCCGCCGCCAGCAAGGTGGAAGCCGGCAAGCCTGCCGCGCCGCAACGGGTGCAGAAGGCGCCGGTTGCAGACGAGTGGGAAGAGTTCTGATGGCGCGTTAATGTCGCGTTAATGGCAAATTACGGTGTTTTGGTGCCACCAGGCCGATTTGG is part of the Pseudoduganella lutea genome and encodes:
- a CDS encoding methyl-accepting chemotaxis protein; its protein translation is MNFFKHLSIQKKLMLSMGACLVFTLLFACGLSTWVTAGGIAERVVEQELPAVVGEIRNDLLREIAQPLASAQDIATNDYILAWEKADLPDTGLEGWQRYAASMKNRLKANKIFWVSGATGKYFTEEGLSRTLDRKAPGSAWFNTFLSSGKPYTLRIDRDVTDGSYKLFINARFDGGGDKQGIAGLALSIDALAQRINSYQVGPSGYVYLVRADGTLLAHRQKELVDGKHSLTDLTGFTEEASAALLKGGKYSTTTYQGADGAQIVAASFVPELDLYVIAEVPESEAVGALVRRSTLAAVAAGIAGITIGLLVVYAVSRAIAAPVARAAAMLGEIADGNGDLTRRMRVETSDEIGALAGAFNRFAASLNQTIGKIRIGTDTIAHASREIAAGNMDLSGRTEAQAGSLEETASTMEELTATVRQNADNARQANEEVTSASDHATRGGNVVGEVVQTMAAIKDSSNKIVDIISVIDGIAFQTNILALNAAVEAARAGEQGRGFAVVASEVRTLAQRSATAAREIKELINDSVDKVDTGGKLVHSAGETMQQIVTSVRRVADIMGEISEASREQSEGIGQVNDAVVQMDDATQQNAALVEQAAAAAQSLQDQAAHLAEAVAAFKLDMSQVDAPLAVQLAAPRPATSTAALPRPDTKAAAKPSVNKPAASKVEAGKPAAPQRVQKAPVADEWEEF